From the genome of Amycolatopsis sp. NBC_01488, one region includes:
- the serS gene encoding serine--tRNA ligase produces the protein MIDPRTLRDDPEAVRASQRARGEDEGVVDKLLSLDTRRRSAIAAADKLRNEQKLLGKQIPKAPPEEKQQLLATAKELAAQVKAAEVEQNTASEEFDQLFRTVANLVHPDAPVGGEDDFTVLKHVGEPKKFDFTPKDHLELLEALGGVDMERGAKVSGSRFYFLTGVGAQLQLGLLNMAIAQALENGFTPMITPSLVRPEIMAGTGFLGQHSSEIYHLEDDDLYLVGTSEVPLAGFHADEILDLTDAKRYAGWSSCYRREAGSYGKDTRGIIRVHQFDKVEMFVYTKPEDAEAEHERLLAWEEQMLAKIEVPYRVIDTATGDLGTSAHRKFDCEAWIPTQDTYRELTSTSNCTTFQARRLSVRYRGENGKPLIAATLNGTLATTRWIVAIVENHQQEDGSVRVPEALRPFVGGKEVLTPR, from the coding sequence GTGATTGACCCCAGGACTCTGCGCGATGACCCGGAAGCCGTGCGCGCGTCGCAGCGCGCCCGTGGCGAAGACGAGGGAGTGGTCGACAAGCTGCTCTCCCTCGACACCCGGCGCCGCTCTGCCATCGCGGCCGCGGACAAGCTGCGCAACGAGCAGAAGCTCCTGGGCAAGCAGATCCCCAAGGCGCCGCCGGAGGAGAAGCAGCAGCTGCTGGCCACGGCCAAGGAGCTCGCCGCCCAGGTCAAGGCCGCCGAGGTCGAGCAGAACACCGCGTCGGAGGAGTTCGACCAGCTCTTCCGCACCGTCGCGAACCTCGTGCACCCGGACGCCCCGGTCGGCGGCGAGGACGACTTCACCGTGCTCAAGCACGTCGGCGAGCCGAAGAAGTTCGACTTCACCCCGAAGGACCACCTCGAGCTGCTCGAAGCGCTCGGCGGCGTCGACATGGAACGCGGCGCGAAGGTCTCGGGCTCGCGGTTCTACTTCCTCACCGGCGTCGGTGCGCAGCTGCAGCTCGGCCTGCTCAACATGGCCATCGCGCAGGCGCTCGAAAACGGCTTCACGCCGATGATCACGCCGTCGCTGGTCCGTCCCGAGATCATGGCCGGCACCGGCTTCCTCGGCCAGCACTCGAGCGAGATCTACCACCTCGAGGACGACGACCTGTACCTCGTCGGGACGTCGGAGGTGCCGCTGGCCGGCTTCCACGCCGACGAGATCCTCGACCTGACCGACGCGAAGCGCTACGCGGGCTGGTCGTCCTGCTACCGCCGCGAGGCCGGGTCGTACGGCAAGGACACCCGCGGCATCATCCGCGTCCACCAGTTCGACAAGGTGGAGATGTTCGTCTACACCAAGCCGGAGGACGCCGAGGCCGAGCACGAGCGGCTGCTGGCCTGGGAAGAGCAGATGCTCGCCAAGATCGAGGTGCCCTACCGGGTCATCGACACCGCGACCGGCGACCTCGGCACGTCCGCGCACCGCAAGTTCGACTGCGAGGCGTGGATCCCCACCCAGGACACCTACCGCGAGCTGACTTCGACGTCCAACTGCACGACGTTCCAGGCTCGCCGGCTGTCGGTGCGCTACCGCGGCGAGAACGGCAAGCCGCTGATCGCCGCGACGCTCAACGGCACACTGGCCACCACCCGGTGGATCGTCGCGATCGTCGAGAACCACCAGCAGGAGGACGGCTCGGTCCGCGTGCCCGAGGCGCTGCGCCCGTTCGTCGGCGGCAAGGAAGTCCTCACGCCCCGCTGA
- a CDS encoding BTAD domain-containing putative transcriptional regulator, whose product MRFGVLGAVAAWRPDGTQVAVGGPRSRTLLALLALEAGRFVPAERLIDGMYGEHPPDGAANALQSQVSRLRTALKDLAPVEFTAAGYRLVVEPDEVDASAFEALAREGRALLKNGEHARAASILGDAMALWRGAAFTDLADAPFAAAQAARLEELRADAADDHVEARLALGRAEDVLAELRETVAAQPLRERPRAQLVRALAAAGRPADALAAFEDARRTLADELGADPGPDLAEAHLAVLRGETEKPTVFALPAQLTSFVGRDGELRQVAELLGRSRLVTLTGPGGTGKTRLAVEVAAAEAGPVAFVELAPHSDAGVAAAVLAALGLRESSRGGPQDPAERLISALRDRSVLLALDNCEHVVDVAARLAARLLGACPGLRVLATSREPLGITGEHLAPVPRLAVPPPGTPAAEALAYPAIRLFADRAAASDPAFAVSETTIGDVQHVCAALDGLPLALELAAARVRSLDLGEIAARLDDRFRLLARGSRTAEERHRSLRGVVEWSWDLLGDDEREPARRLTVFPGGATLAAAAEVCGADADLLLELADKSLVEAVGGRFRMLETIRAFGAEKLAEAGETEKFHRAHAEYFLRFAEEADPMLRTAAQLEWLDRIDAEYDNLLAALRWATEHDVVLALRLVPLLAMYWWMRGRRFEGAVLSLGVVSHCPPELQEQYAEEFLVCVLGALSGHPHESLEQYLPLVRRYVRDDSWRPRHPMTVMLLGVVGGPPGEAGLTSRGEGLLAAGDAWGWALLPMGMGLSAMMTGDLATAEEGLREGAVQFRALGERWGLSMALDHLSQLLTWRGEHDAALPLMDEALGLMRAIGAMDDVADLICRRAWTRLLAGDRAGARADYELAAATARRSGMPESRATAFVGLATLARHSRDLPAARELCERALAECPGGSFAAETARASVLIALGWLALAEGRPADAASLHREALLAGHRWHAGDVVAFALEGLAGVAQPEPAAILLGAAAGVRGTAISGDPDVSSVRARVVESLGAEAFERAYGTGLGMSAQKALTTAGLAD is encoded by the coding sequence ATGCGATTCGGGGTGCTGGGGGCCGTCGCCGCGTGGCGCCCGGACGGCACGCAGGTGGCGGTGGGCGGCCCGCGGTCGCGGACGCTGCTGGCGCTGCTCGCCCTGGAGGCCGGTCGATTCGTCCCGGCCGAGCGGCTGATCGACGGCATGTACGGCGAACACCCGCCGGACGGCGCCGCGAACGCCCTGCAGTCGCAGGTCTCCCGGCTGCGGACGGCGTTGAAGGACCTGGCACCGGTCGAGTTCACCGCCGCCGGGTACCGGTTGGTCGTCGAACCGGACGAAGTGGACGCATCCGCCTTCGAAGCCCTTGCGCGCGAAGGCCGTGCGCTGCTGAAGAACGGCGAGCACGCGCGGGCGGCGTCCATTTTGGGCGATGCGATGGCGTTGTGGCGCGGGGCGGCGTTCACCGACCTGGCCGACGCGCCGTTCGCCGCCGCCCAGGCCGCCCGGCTCGAGGAGCTGCGGGCCGACGCGGCGGACGATCACGTCGAGGCCCGGCTGGCGCTCGGGCGGGCCGAAGACGTCCTCGCCGAGCTGCGGGAGACCGTCGCCGCGCAGCCGCTGCGGGAACGTCCGCGCGCGCAGCTCGTCCGCGCGCTCGCCGCCGCGGGACGGCCGGCCGACGCGCTGGCCGCGTTCGAAGACGCCCGCCGCACGCTGGCCGACGAGCTGGGCGCCGACCCTGGTCCAGACCTCGCCGAAGCCCACCTCGCCGTGCTGCGCGGCGAAACCGAGAAGCCGACGGTGTTCGCGTTGCCCGCGCAGCTGACCAGCTTCGTCGGCCGGGACGGCGAGCTGCGGCAAGTGGCCGAGCTGCTGGGACGCAGCAGGCTCGTGACCCTGACCGGGCCGGGCGGCACCGGCAAGACGCGGCTGGCCGTCGAGGTGGCGGCCGCCGAAGCGGGTCCGGTCGCGTTCGTCGAGTTGGCCCCGCACAGCGACGCCGGCGTCGCCGCTGCGGTGCTGGCCGCGCTCGGGTTGCGCGAGAGCTCGCGCGGCGGCCCGCAGGACCCGGCCGAGCGGTTGATCTCGGCGTTGCGCGACCGCTCGGTGCTGCTGGCGCTCGACAACTGCGAACACGTCGTCGACGTCGCGGCCCGGCTGGCCGCGCGGCTGCTCGGCGCGTGCCCCGGCCTGCGGGTGCTGGCCACCAGCCGCGAGCCGCTCGGGATCACCGGCGAGCACCTGGCGCCGGTGCCGCGGCTGGCCGTCCCGCCGCCGGGCACGCCCGCCGCGGAGGCGCTGGCGTACCCGGCGATCCGGCTGTTCGCCGACCGCGCGGCCGCGAGCGACCCCGCGTTCGCCGTCAGCGAGACGACGATCGGCGACGTCCAGCACGTCTGCGCGGCCCTCGACGGCCTTCCGCTGGCGTTGGAGCTGGCCGCCGCGCGCGTCCGGAGCCTGGACCTCGGCGAGATCGCGGCCCGGCTCGACGACCGGTTCCGGCTGCTCGCCCGCGGCAGCCGGACGGCCGAGGAGCGGCACCGCTCGCTGCGCGGGGTCGTCGAGTGGAGCTGGGACCTGCTCGGCGACGACGAACGCGAGCCGGCCCGGCGCCTGACGGTGTTCCCCGGCGGCGCGACGCTCGCCGCGGCGGCCGAGGTCTGCGGTGCCGACGCCGACCTCCTGCTCGAGCTGGCCGACAAGTCGCTGGTGGAAGCCGTCGGCGGGCGGTTCCGGATGCTGGAGACGATCCGCGCGTTCGGCGCGGAGAAGCTCGCCGAAGCGGGCGAGACCGAGAAGTTCCACCGCGCGCACGCCGAGTACTTCCTGCGGTTCGCCGAGGAAGCCGACCCGATGCTGCGGACCGCGGCCCAGCTGGAGTGGCTGGACCGGATCGACGCCGAGTACGACAACCTCCTGGCCGCCCTGCGCTGGGCGACCGAGCACGACGTCGTGCTGGCGCTGCGGCTGGTGCCGCTGCTGGCGATGTACTGGTGGATGCGCGGACGGCGGTTCGAAGGCGCGGTGCTGTCGCTCGGCGTGGTCTCGCACTGCCCTCCCGAACTGCAGGAACAGTACGCCGAGGAGTTCCTGGTGTGCGTGCTCGGCGCGTTGTCCGGGCACCCGCACGAGTCGCTGGAGCAGTACCTCCCGCTGGTCCGGCGCTACGTGCGGGACGACTCCTGGCGGCCCCGCCACCCCATGACGGTCATGCTGCTGGGCGTGGTGGGCGGGCCCCCGGGCGAAGCCGGGCTGACGAGCCGTGGCGAAGGTCTGCTGGCGGCCGGCGACGCCTGGGGCTGGGCACTGCTGCCGATGGGGATGGGCCTGAGCGCGATGATGACCGGCGACCTAGCCACGGCCGAGGAGGGACTGCGCGAGGGCGCGGTCCAGTTCCGCGCGCTGGGCGAGCGGTGGGGCCTGTCGATGGCGCTCGACCACCTGTCGCAGCTGCTGACCTGGCGGGGCGAGCACGATGCCGCGCTGCCGCTGATGGACGAGGCACTGGGCCTGATGCGGGCGATCGGCGCGATGGACGACGTCGCGGACCTGATCTGCCGCCGCGCCTGGACCCGGTTGCTGGCCGGCGACCGGGCGGGTGCCCGCGCCGACTACGAGCTGGCGGCCGCCACGGCCCGGCGGTCGGGCATGCCCGAGTCGCGCGCGACGGCGTTCGTCGGCCTGGCCACGCTGGCCCGTCATTCGCGTGACCTGCCGGCGGCCCGGGAACTCTGCGAGCGCGCCCTGGCCGAGTGCCCGGGCGGCTCGTTCGCGGCCGAGACGGCACGAGCTTCGGTGCTGATCGCACTGGGGTGGCTGGCCCTGGCCGAAGGCCGCCCGGCCGACGCCGCCTCCCTGCACCGGGAGGCGCTGCTGGCCGGGCACCGCTGGCACGCGGGGGACGTGGTGGCGTTCGCGCTGGAGGGCCTGGCCGGAGTGGCCCAGCCGGAACCCGCGGCGATCCTGCTCGGCGCGGCGGCCGGCGTCCGCGGGACGGCGATCAGCGGCGACCCGGACGTCTCGTCGGTGCGGGCCCGGGTCGTCGAGTCGCTGGGCGCCGAGGCGTTCGAGCGGGCGTACGGAACGGGCCTGGGGATGAGCGCCCAGAAGGCGCTGACCACGGCCGGGCTGGCGGACTGA
- a CDS encoding haloalkane dehalogenase has product MRLLRTPDDRFTDLPDFPFEPKYAELDDPHGGVIRVGYVEAGPADGRPVLLLHGEPSWSFLYRKMLPVLASAGLRAIAPDLVGFGRSDKPGDLADHTYARHVEWMRGFAFDALDLRDVTLVGQDWGGLIGLRLVAENPSRFSRVVAANTGLPTGDIDMPPVWHSFREAVQKAPILDVARFVQSGCRSTLSEDVRAAYDAPFPNEMYKAAPRAMPGLVPYRPDDPASEANRAAWKTLTDLEIPFLVAFSDGDPITGGMAPILRRSMKGAQGVEHPVIAGAGHFLQEDAGEELAEHVARFVRG; this is encoded by the coding sequence GTGCGCCTCCTGAGGACACCGGACGACCGGTTCACGGACCTGCCCGACTTCCCCTTCGAGCCGAAGTACGCCGAGCTCGACGACCCCCACGGCGGTGTGATCAGAGTCGGCTACGTCGAGGCCGGCCCCGCCGACGGCCGGCCCGTGCTGCTGCTGCACGGCGAGCCGAGCTGGTCGTTCCTCTACCGCAAGATGCTGCCGGTGCTGGCGTCGGCCGGGCTGCGTGCGATCGCGCCGGACCTGGTCGGGTTTGGGCGGTCGGACAAGCCGGGCGACCTGGCGGACCACACGTACGCGCGTCACGTCGAGTGGATGCGCGGGTTCGCGTTCGACGCGCTCGACCTGCGGGACGTCACGCTGGTCGGCCAGGACTGGGGCGGCCTGATCGGGCTGCGGCTGGTGGCGGAGAACCCCTCGCGCTTCTCCCGGGTGGTGGCGGCCAACACGGGCCTGCCCACCGGCGACATCGACATGCCGCCGGTGTGGCACTCGTTCCGCGAGGCCGTCCAGAAGGCGCCGATCCTGGACGTGGCGCGGTTCGTGCAGTCGGGATGCCGCTCGACGTTGTCCGAGGACGTGCGCGCGGCCTACGACGCGCCGTTCCCGAACGAGATGTACAAGGCGGCCCCGCGCGCGATGCCGGGACTGGTGCCCTACCGCCCGGACGACCCGGCGTCCGAGGCGAACCGGGCGGCCTGGAAGACGTTGACGGACCTGGAGATCCCGTTCCTGGTGGCGTTCTCCGACGGCGACCCGATCACCGGCGGGATGGCCCCGATCCTGCGGCGCTCGATGAAGGGTGCGCAGGGGGTGGAGCACCCGGTGATCGCGGGAGCCGGGCACTTCCTGCAGGAGGACGCGGGCGAGGAGCTGGCCGAGCACGTGGCGCGCTTCGTCCGCGGCTAG
- a CDS encoding DUF3558 family protein: MRMKRQVVAVVAALTVVSGCTVAVGGSASPVPGQGPIVKAVDACTLLDATQLDALGYQAEGRSVPENKKQVQTPMCLWNTKDDVEPSAILNVGYTTDLDFTEYIAGAVPKSEPQQIGGFSWTQYPSLLADDCVFYAILGDKSFAYVSVSEPPLDKSCELAKTVIPQVAAHLPGGRQAPSITPTGSAKAAPGGPLLSADPCAMLKPDQVAQLKNISPTGEKDTSSSVPNASYCLWDDTDGDQGQKAFEVWFGPSTPAGDWPGTQGVTPTETVDVGGKKWGVFPNLGGLRVTCGATLPITGTSSVQVVSGFIGDDTKTCDLVKQGLPLVTANLPS; this comes from the coding sequence ATGCGCATGAAGCGGCAGGTCGTGGCGGTTGTGGCCGCCTTGACCGTGGTGTCCGGCTGCACCGTGGCCGTCGGCGGCTCGGCGTCGCCGGTGCCGGGACAGGGCCCGATCGTCAAGGCCGTCGACGCCTGCACGCTGCTCGACGCGACCCAGCTCGACGCCCTCGGTTACCAGGCCGAGGGCCGCTCGGTGCCGGAGAACAAGAAGCAGGTCCAGACCCCGATGTGCCTGTGGAACACGAAGGACGACGTCGAGCCGTCGGCCATCCTGAACGTCGGGTACACCACGGACCTCGACTTCACCGAGTACATCGCCGGCGCCGTCCCGAAGTCCGAGCCGCAGCAGATCGGCGGCTTCAGCTGGACGCAGTACCCGTCGCTCCTCGCCGACGACTGCGTGTTCTACGCGATCCTCGGCGACAAGTCCTTCGCGTACGTGAGCGTGTCCGAACCGCCCCTCGACAAGTCGTGCGAGCTGGCCAAGACGGTGATCCCGCAGGTCGCGGCCCACCTGCCCGGCGGGCGGCAGGCGCCGTCGATCACCCCGACGGGGTCGGCGAAGGCGGCGCCGGGCGGGCCGCTGCTGTCGGCCGACCCGTGCGCGATGCTCAAGCCCGACCAGGTCGCGCAGCTGAAGAACATCTCGCCGACCGGGGAGAAGGACACCTCGTCCTCGGTGCCGAACGCGTCCTACTGCCTCTGGGACGACACCGACGGCGACCAGGGCCAGAAGGCGTTCGAGGTCTGGTTCGGCCCGAGCACGCCGGCCGGGGACTGGCCGGGCACGCAGGGCGTGACCCCGACGGAGACGGTCGACGTCGGCGGCAAGAAGTGGGGCGTCTTCCCGAACCTGGGCGGCCTGCGCGTGACCTGCGGCGCGACCCTGCCGATCACCGGCACGTCGTCGGTGCAGGTGGTCAGCGGGTTCATCGGCGACGACACCAAGACGTGCGACCTGGTCAAGCAGGGCCTGCCGCTGGTGACGGCGAACCTGCCGAGCTAG
- a CDS encoding helix-turn-helix transcriptional regulator, protein MAEWEFGRTVRRWRDRVAPEAVGVPAGRRRRASGLRREELAALAGISADYLTRLEQGRATAPSAQVVESLARALRLADPERDLLYRLAGHAAPGPDVVPSRVAPSVQRLLDRLSHTPVVVYDATWTLVLANAPYHALMGDTTTWRGLDRNAVWRNVTRLPSRVVHTPREQAEHEARLVADLRLTASRYPADHALRRLIAEMAAGSPRFAELWDAEDPPPLSDPSRRKTVDHPAVGRITLDCDTLLVALDDLRITVYTAEPGTEDADRLDLAAVLGTQSLEV, encoded by the coding sequence GTGGCGGAGTGGGAGTTCGGCCGTACGGTGCGCCGCTGGCGCGACCGGGTGGCGCCCGAGGCCGTCGGCGTCCCGGCGGGCCGCCGGCGCCGGGCCAGCGGGCTGCGCCGCGAAGAGCTGGCCGCGCTCGCCGGCATCTCGGCCGACTACCTGACCCGCCTCGAACAGGGGCGCGCGACCGCGCCGTCAGCGCAGGTCGTGGAGTCGCTCGCCCGGGCACTGCGCCTGGCCGACCCCGAACGCGACCTGCTCTACCGGCTGGCCGGGCACGCCGCCCCCGGCCCGGACGTGGTGCCGTCGCGCGTCGCCCCGAGCGTGCAGCGGCTGCTCGACCGGCTGTCCCACACCCCGGTCGTCGTCTACGACGCCACCTGGACGCTCGTGCTGGCGAACGCGCCGTACCACGCGCTGATGGGCGACACGACGACCTGGCGTGGCCTGGACCGCAACGCCGTCTGGCGCAACGTCACCCGGCTGCCCTCGCGGGTCGTCCACACCCCGCGGGAACAGGCCGAGCACGAGGCGCGGCTCGTGGCCGACCTGCGGTTGACGGCGTCGCGCTACCCGGCCGACCACGCCTTGCGGCGCCTGATCGCCGAGATGGCCGCCGGCAGCCCGCGCTTCGCCGAGCTCTGGGACGCCGAGGACCCGCCGCCCCTGAGCGACCCGTCCCGGCGCAAGACCGTCGACCACCCGGCGGTCGGCCGGATCACCCTGGACTGCGACACCCTGCTCGTCGCACTGGACGACCTGCGCATCACCGTCTACACCGCCGAACCCGGCACCGAGGACGCCGATCGCCTGGACCTCGCCGCCGTCCTCGGCACCCAGTCGCTGGAGGTCTAG
- the lhgO gene encoding L-2-hydroxyglutarate oxidase — protein MRNVVVVGGGIVGLAVAWELTRRGLDVTVLEKEPRWAAHQTGHNSNVVHAGLYYKPGSFKARMSVAGNRSIVDFARQYGVPVEVCGKLVVATDEKEIPALNTLAERAEANGVPAKKISAAEAREYEPEVACVAALRVESTGTIDFPGVCQALVRLLDEAGVDLRLNSPALAIRAGSNGGVEVATGEDVIVADGLVNCAGLHSDRVARLAGLTPSAKIVPFRGEYYELKPERRGLVKGLIYPVPDPTLPFLGVHLTRMLDGSVHAGPNAVLALRREGYRWADFSAKDVAEVAAFPGVWRLAQKYAFPTGLDEVRRSFSKKRFAASLARLVPAVTEADIVRHGSGVRAQAMRRDGSLVDDFLIETARDQVHVLNAPSPAATSALEIARHIADQVSES, from the coding sequence GTGCGCAACGTGGTGGTCGTCGGGGGCGGGATCGTCGGTCTGGCCGTGGCCTGGGAGCTGACCAGGCGCGGGCTGGACGTCACCGTGCTGGAGAAGGAGCCGCGCTGGGCGGCGCACCAGACCGGGCACAACTCGAACGTCGTGCACGCCGGGCTCTACTACAAGCCCGGGTCCTTCAAGGCGCGGATGTCCGTCGCCGGGAACCGGTCCATCGTGGACTTCGCGCGCCAGTACGGCGTGCCCGTCGAGGTCTGCGGGAAGCTCGTCGTCGCGACCGACGAGAAGGAGATCCCGGCGCTGAACACGCTCGCCGAGCGGGCCGAAGCCAACGGCGTCCCGGCGAAGAAGATCTCGGCCGCCGAGGCGCGCGAGTACGAGCCCGAGGTCGCCTGCGTCGCCGCGCTGCGGGTCGAGTCCACCGGGACCATCGACTTCCCCGGCGTGTGCCAGGCGCTCGTCCGGCTGCTCGACGAAGCCGGCGTCGACCTCCGGCTGAACAGCCCCGCGCTGGCCATCCGTGCCGGGAGCAACGGCGGGGTCGAGGTCGCGACCGGCGAAGACGTCATCGTCGCGGACGGGCTCGTGAACTGCGCCGGCCTGCACTCCGACCGCGTCGCGCGGCTGGCCGGCCTGACGCCGTCGGCGAAGATCGTGCCGTTCCGCGGCGAGTACTACGAGCTCAAGCCCGAGCGCCGCGGCCTGGTCAAGGGCCTGATCTACCCGGTGCCCGACCCGACGCTGCCGTTCCTCGGCGTGCACCTCACGCGGATGCTCGACGGCAGCGTGCACGCCGGCCCGAACGCCGTGCTCGCGCTGCGCCGCGAGGGCTACCGCTGGGCCGACTTCTCCGCCAAGGACGTCGCCGAGGTGGCGGCCTTCCCCGGCGTCTGGCGGCTCGCGCAGAAGTACGCGTTCCCGACCGGCCTCGACGAGGTCCGCCGCTCGTTCTCGAAGAAGCGCTTCGCCGCGAGCCTCGCCCGGCTCGTCCCGGCCGTCACCGAAGCCGACATCGTCCGCCACGGCTCCGGCGTCCGCGCGCAGGCGATGCGCCGCGACGGCTCGCTCGTCGACGACTTCCTCATCGAGACCGCGCGCGACCAGGTGCACGTCCTGAACGCGCCGTCGCCGGCCGCGACGAGCGCGCTCGAGATCGCGCGCCACATCGCCGACCAGGTGTCGGAGAGCTAG
- a CDS encoding SDR family NAD(P)-dependent oxidoreductase has translation MTEPGTVLITGPTRNLGRHTVLALAGRPEAQRPDLLLVGRAGPDLTAVADEARALGARVREIGGDLSSLADVRGAAATARDLLAAGAVRPLRALVANAGLMSADTRRASVDGYELTFAVDYLAHAQLIGDLLGSFAAPARVVLVGSNTYHANFWRKLLHVPEADWADPLEIARPATGDQAPGMEAAGVAYSNAKLAILYYAHELQRHAGADVGVSVFEPGWMPGTALGRGAPAAFQAMSRALARIPGVSTPRRSGPLLAAMVVDGKWAHLRDGAFVLKDRLTEVEPVAHDRDRERRLWEATAELLERATSPR, from the coding sequence ATGACCGAACCAGGAACCGTGCTCATCACCGGCCCGACCCGCAACCTCGGCCGGCACACCGTGCTGGCCCTCGCCGGCCGACCCGAAGCGCAGCGCCCCGACCTGCTGCTGGTCGGCCGCGCCGGGCCCGACCTGACCGCCGTCGCCGACGAGGCTCGCGCCCTCGGCGCCCGCGTCCGCGAGATCGGCGGCGACCTGTCGAGCCTGGCCGACGTCCGGGGTGCCGCGGCCACCGCCCGCGACCTGCTCGCCGCCGGCGCCGTCCGTCCGCTGCGCGCGCTGGTCGCCAACGCCGGCTTGATGTCGGCCGACACCCGGCGGGCCTCGGTCGACGGCTACGAGCTGACCTTCGCGGTCGACTACCTCGCCCACGCCCAGCTCATCGGCGACCTGCTCGGCTCGTTCGCCGCTCCGGCGCGGGTCGTGCTGGTCGGCTCGAACACCTACCACGCGAACTTCTGGCGCAAGCTGCTGCACGTGCCCGAGGCCGACTGGGCCGACCCGCTCGAGATCGCCCGCCCGGCGACCGGCGACCAGGCCCCGGGCATGGAGGCCGCCGGCGTCGCTTACTCCAACGCCAAGCTGGCGATCCTTTATTACGCCCACGAACTGCAGCGTCACGCCGGAGCGGACGTCGGCGTTTCGGTGTTCGAACCCGGCTGGATGCCCGGTACCGCACTGGGCCGCGGCGCACCCGCGGCGTTCCAGGCGATGAGCCGCGCCCTGGCCCGGATCCCCGGCGTGTCGACGCCGCGCCGCTCGGGACCACTGCTGGCCGCGATGGTCGTCGACGGCAAGTGGGCCCACCTGCGTGACGGCGCCTTCGTGCTGAAGGACCGGCTGACCGAGGTCGAGCCGGTCGCTCACGACCGCGATCGTGAGCGCCGGCTGTGGGAGGCGACCGCCGAGCTGCTGGAGCGCGCGACCTCGCCGCGTTAG
- a CDS encoding aspartate aminotransferase family protein, whose protein sequence is MTDELLARHRAVMPSWMSLLYEEPIEIVHAHDRRMTDAQGRTYLDFFAGVLTNSMGYDVAEIGDAVRKQLDTGILHTSTLYLIRSQVELAERIAKLSNIPDAKVFFTNSGSEANDTALMLATQFRRSNQVLAMRNSYHGRSFGTVAITGNRGWSASALSPVKVNYVHGGYRYRSPFRDLSDADYIKACVADLVDVLDTATAGDVACLIAEPIQGVGGFSLPPDGLFRAMKEVLDSYGVLFISDEVQTGWGRTGEHFWGIDAHGVTPDMMTFAKGLGNGLAVGGVVARGDVLDCFQAQSFSTFGGNPVSMAGATAVLDYIKDHDLQANCAARGAQLISGLQAATSPIVAEVRGKGLMIGVELIKPGTTEPNVAAAARMLEETKKRGLLIGKGGLHGNVLRLGPPMTLTAEEAREGLDILVDALAATHAALA, encoded by the coding sequence ATGACCGACGAGCTGCTCGCCCGGCACCGCGCAGTCATGCCGTCCTGGATGTCCCTGCTCTACGAAGAGCCGATCGAGATCGTGCACGCGCACGACCGGCGGATGACGGACGCGCAGGGCCGCACCTACCTCGACTTCTTCGCCGGGGTGCTGACCAACTCGATGGGCTACGACGTCGCCGAGATCGGCGACGCGGTCCGCAAGCAGCTCGACACCGGCATCCTGCACACCTCGACCCTGTATCTGATCCGCTCGCAGGTCGAGCTGGCCGAGCGGATCGCGAAGCTGTCGAACATCCCGGACGCGAAGGTGTTCTTCACCAACTCCGGCAGCGAGGCGAACGACACGGCGTTGATGCTGGCGACGCAGTTCCGGCGCAGCAACCAGGTGCTGGCGATGCGCAACTCCTACCACGGCCGGTCCTTCGGGACGGTCGCGATCACCGGCAACCGCGGCTGGTCGGCGTCGGCGCTGAGCCCGGTCAAGGTCAACTACGTCCACGGCGGCTACCGCTATCGGAGCCCGTTCCGGGACCTGTCGGACGCCGACTACATCAAGGCCTGCGTCGCGGACCTCGTCGACGTCCTGGACACGGCGACCGCGGGCGACGTCGCGTGCCTGATCGCCGAGCCGATCCAGGGCGTCGGCGGGTTCAGCCTCCCGCCGGACGGGCTGTTCCGGGCCATGAAGGAGGTCCTGGATTCGTACGGGGTCCTGTTCATCTCCGACGAGGTCCAGACCGGCTGGGGTCGCACGGGCGAGCACTTCTGGGGCATCGACGCCCACGGCGTGACGCCGGACATGATGACGTTCGCGAAGGGCCTGGGCAACGGCCTCGCGGTCGGCGGCGTGGTGGCCCGCGGCGACGTGCTGGATTGCTTCCAGGCCCAGTCGTTCTCGACGTTCGGCGGCAACCCGGTGTCGATGGCCGGCGCGACGGCGGTGCTGGACTACATCAAGGACCACGACCTCCAGGCGAACTGCGCGGCCCGGGGTGCGCAGCTCATCTCCGGTCTTCAGGCCGCGACGTCGCCGATCGTGGCCGAGGTCCGGGGCAAGGGCCTGATGATCGGGGTGGAGCTGATCAAGCCGGGCACGACCGAGCCGAACGTCGCGGCCGCCGCGCGGATGCTGGAGGAGACGAAGAAGCGCGGGCTGCTGATCGGCAAGGGCGGCCTGCACGGCAACGTGCTGAGGCTGGGCCCGCCGATGACCCTCACCGCCGAGGAAGCCCGGGAGGGGCTGGACATCCTGGTCGACGCACTGGCGGCGACGCACGCCGCGCTCGCCTAA